A genomic window from Acinetobacter chinensis includes:
- a CDS encoding RidA family protein has protein sequence MNAEITIHTPCFRLMNPNTLYNPRPFAYSHIAEVKHFSRLLHISGQGGENQRGLLSKDFSQQCEQAFQNLINALQHVQADLMDIAVLRVLVVDHSPKKHQFLIQEMQKRWKHHDFPACTLIPVPCLAIPGMLIEIEATAYCK, from the coding sequence ATGAATGCGGAAATAACAATTCATACACCATGTTTCAGACTGATGAACCCCAATACGCTTTATAATCCACGCCCTTTTGCGTATAGTCACATCGCAGAAGTTAAACACTTTTCACGTTTACTTCACATCTCAGGACAAGGTGGTGAAAACCAACGAGGACTATTATCCAAAGATTTTTCTCAACAATGTGAGCAGGCTTTTCAGAATCTGATAAATGCTCTGCAACATGTTCAGGCTGATCTGATGGATATCGCTGTGTTAAGAGTTTTAGTGGTTGATCACAGCCCTAAAAAACATCAGTTTTTAATTCAGGAAATGCAGAAACGCTGGAAACATCATGATTTTCCCGCCTGTACCCTTATTCCTGTTCCGTGTCTTGCCATACCAGGTATGCTGATAGAAATTGAAGCAACCGCCTATTGTAAATAA
- a CDS encoding HEPN domain-containing protein, giving the protein MLVLEEIFKDRKHENTDQFNLRIHRGLSWLKKAIDLDQDIDLKFITLWISFNAVYAQETTAVQDKQILRQFIDKICHADHEHKIYKIIWEKYSQPVRLFMQNPYAFQEFWDFQNQKISKSEWKEDFESEKNRASQALENKNTPETLMMLFSRLSTLRTQLIHGGATHNSTVNRKQLYDGCHLLSALISAFLFLLLENAAILDQGKPFYPVVQMS; this is encoded by the coding sequence ATGCTTGTGCTGGAAGAGATATTTAAGGACAGAAAACATGAAAATACAGATCAGTTTAATCTCAGAATCCATAGGGGGTTGAGCTGGCTGAAAAAAGCCATAGATCTGGATCAGGATATTGACCTGAAATTTATCACTTTATGGATTTCATTTAACGCTGTATATGCGCAGGAAACAACTGCCGTTCAGGATAAACAGATTCTCCGGCAGTTTATTGATAAAATCTGCCATGCTGATCATGAACATAAAATTTATAAGATCATCTGGGAAAAATACAGCCAGCCTGTCCGTCTGTTTATGCAAAATCCTTATGCATTTCAGGAGTTCTGGGATTTTCAGAATCAGAAAATCAGTAAGTCTGAATGGAAAGAAGATTTTGAATCAGAAAAAAACAGAGCCAGTCAGGCGCTTGAAAACAAAAACACGCCTGAAACGCTCATGATGCTGTTCAGTCGTTTGTCTACCTTAAGAACTCAGCTTATACATGGTGGTGCAACACATAACAGTACGGTTAACCGTAAGCAGCTGTACGATGGCTGTCATTTGTTATCGGCACTGATTTCAGCATTTCTTTTCCTGTTGCTTGAAAATGCAGCAATACTGGATCAGGGAAAACCTTTTTATCCTGTGGTGCAGATGTCATGA
- a CDS encoding Re/Si-specific NAD(P)(+) transhydrogenase subunit alpha yields the protein MQIGIPKESVVGESRVAATPETVKKLISAGHSIVIERGAGVRAAYIDSAYEQVGAKITDDAYTGSQIILKVRAPQGDEIQKLAPETTVVAMFDPYRNTELDKFAAQQVNAFALELLPRTLSRAQNMDVLSSQANLAGYKSVLLAAAEYQRMFPMLMTAAGTVKPARIVIMGVGVAGLQAIATAKRLGAVVEATDLRPTARDQVESLGGKWLDVPMSDEEKQKAADAAKNGYGWMPGEEYIRDQAIIVDKAVSNADIVITTALLPGRDAPRLIKAETVAKMKPGSIILDMAVESGGNVEGSKNGENVVTDNGVTILGIPNIPSTVSTEASALYARNVFNFVETLFDQDKNFKLNQEDEIQKALLVTHGGQVLLKRG from the coding sequence ATGCAGATTGGAATCCCAAAAGAATCTGTCGTCGGTGAAAGCCGAGTAGCCGCTACGCCAGAAACTGTAAAAAAGTTAATCAGTGCTGGTCATAGTATTGTTATTGAACGTGGAGCAGGCGTTAGAGCTGCTTACATTGACAGTGCCTATGAGCAGGTTGGTGCAAAAATTACCGACGATGCCTATACCGGCAGTCAGATTATTCTGAAAGTTCGTGCACCTCAGGGTGATGAAATTCAAAAACTTGCACCAGAAACGACTGTGGTTGCAATGTTTGACCCATACCGTAATACGGAACTGGACAAGTTTGCTGCACAGCAGGTCAATGCTTTTGCACTTGAGCTGCTACCGCGTACGCTATCCCGCGCACAGAACATGGACGTCCTGTCTTCACAGGCGAACCTTGCAGGTTATAAGTCTGTTCTGCTTGCGGCTGCTGAGTACCAGCGTATGTTCCCGATGCTGATGACGGCAGCGGGTACGGTGAAACCAGCCCGTATTGTGATTATGGGTGTGGGTGTTGCAGGTTTACAGGCGATTGCAACGGCGAAACGTCTGGGTGCTGTGGTTGAAGCAACAGATTTACGTCCTACTGCACGTGATCAGGTGGAATCCCTGGGCGGTAAGTGGCTGGATGTGCCGATGTCTGATGAAGAAAAACAGAAAGCTGCAGATGCTGCTAAAAACGGTTATGGCTGGATGCCGGGTGAAGAGTATATCCGTGATCAGGCGATTATCGTAGATAAAGCAGTTTCCAATGCTGACATCGTGATTACGACAGCTTTGTTACCAGGTCGTGATGCACCGCGTTTAATCAAAGCTGAAACAGTTGCCAAAATGAAGCCAGGTTCAATCATTCTTGATATGGCGGTTGAAAGTGGCGGTAACGTGGAAGGCTCTAAAAACGGTGAAAATGTTGTCACAGACAATGGTGTTACGATTTTAGGTATTCCGAATATTCCTTCTACCGTATCGACAGAAGCTTCTGCACTGTATGCACGTAACGTTTTTAATTTCGTTGAAACTTTATTTGATCAGGATAAGAATTTTAAACTGAATCAGGAAGATGAAATTCAAAAAGCTCTTTTAGTGACTCATGGCGGCCAGGTGCTGCTGAAACGTGGTTAA
- the soxR gene encoding redox-sensitive transcriptional activator SoxR — protein sequence MEKIEKTAEEHRIHQWLSIGELAARSEVSVPAIRFYEEKQLIWSTRTAGNQRRYHRAMLRRVAIVRVAQQVGISLAQVAEAFSALPRNDMATQQDWKNMSLAWQGMLDARITGLLQLRQQLDKCIGCGCLSLTQCPLRNPGDCLAEESAGAHFQELLLKMEADRAWIETENVQADIL from the coding sequence GTGGAAAAGATTGAAAAAACAGCTGAAGAACATCGGATTCATCAATGGCTGAGTATTGGTGAGCTTGCTGCACGCAGTGAAGTCAGTGTGCCTGCCATCCGTTTTTATGAAGAAAAACAACTGATATGGAGTACAAGGACTGCGGGGAATCAACGCCGTTACCATCGGGCAATGCTCCGCCGTGTTGCAATCGTCAGAGTGGCTCAACAGGTGGGAATCAGCCTGGCACAGGTGGCGGAAGCATTTTCAGCACTGCCACGCAACGATATGGCAACACAGCAGGACTGGAAAAATATGTCCCTTGCCTGGCAGGGAATGCTGGATGCACGGATTACAGGTCTCTTACAGCTCAGGCAACAGCTGGATAAATGTATAGGCTGTGGTTGTCTGTCACTTACACAATGTCCTTTACGAAATCCAGGGGATTGTCTCGCTGAAGAATCTGCAGGAGCACATTTTCAGGAACTGTTACTGAAAATGGAGGCTGACAGAGCATGGATTGAAACGGAAAATGTGCAAGCAGATATCCTGTAG
- a CDS encoding MFS transporter, translating into MNSPLDISQDRALLWLMAIACGLCAGANYYCQPLVHSIQQYFDVPESQVALTVTFAQVSYALGLLFIVPVGDIVNKTRFIPLLMFLAAIGLLICAFAVNLPMLWLGTVIAGLFSVAAQVLIPLATMAVKPEKTGEVVGFLMSGLLVGLLLSTSLAGLLSDLFSWKLIYILSSVLMLILAFMLKSRLPQVPLMKMSYPSIFRSMGVLLREEPRLIYRSMTGGFAFAAMSILFSTIAVLLTSEPFKLPDVMVGVATLIGVFGALSTAYIGKIADRGYTKILTWAGVAVLAVSWIFLYFGGQSLISYVLGYGIISFGLAIVHSSNQNIIFRLRPDAKSRINSIYMTAYFIGGACGSALGVYAWHHGGWSMTCLVGLLLVTGSALFALLDTLHQSKQQTA; encoded by the coding sequence ATGAATTCTCCTCTCGATATCAGTCAGGACAGAGCCTTGCTGTGGCTCATGGCAATTGCCTGCGGGCTTTGTGCTGGAGCCAACTACTACTGTCAGCCACTGGTTCATTCCATACAGCAATATTTTGACGTTCCTGAATCTCAGGTTGCCCTGACCGTAACTTTCGCACAGGTTTCTTATGCCCTGGGTTTATTATTCATTGTTCCCGTTGGGGATATTGTCAATAAAACCCGTTTTATTCCCCTGCTGATGTTTCTGGCTGCCATTGGTCTGCTGATCTGTGCATTTGCAGTCAATCTGCCGATGCTGTGGCTCGGAACAGTCATTGCTGGTCTGTTTTCAGTGGCTGCTCAGGTACTGATTCCACTTGCAACGATGGCTGTTAAACCTGAAAAAACTGGTGAAGTTGTAGGTTTTCTAATGAGTGGATTACTGGTGGGCTTACTGCTGTCCACCAGTCTGGCAGGATTACTGTCAGATCTGTTCAGCTGGAAACTGATCTATATACTCAGCTCTGTACTGATGCTGATTCTGGCTTTCATGCTGAAATCACGGTTGCCTCAGGTACCACTGATGAAAATGAGCTATCCCTCTATTTTCAGATCCATGGGAGTACTGTTAAGGGAAGAACCCCGTCTGATCTATCGCTCCATGACAGGTGGTTTTGCTTTTGCAGCCATGAGTATTCTGTTTTCAACCATTGCTGTACTGTTAACCTCTGAACCTTTTAAACTTCCTGATGTGATGGTCGGTGTTGCTACCCTGATTGGTGTATTTGGTGCACTGTCCACAGCATATATTGGTAAAATAGCAGACCGTGGTTATACAAAAATACTGACCTGGGCAGGAGTCGCTGTACTCGCAGTCAGCTGGATATTCCTTTATTTCGGCGGTCAGTCACTGATCAGCTATGTACTTGGATATGGAATCATCAGCTTTGGACTGGCAATCGTACACAGCAGCAATCAGAATATTATTTTCCGACTGCGCCCTGATGCAAAATCACGGATCAACTCCATTTATATGACTGCCTATTTTATTGGTGGTGCCTGTGGTTCTGCACTGGGTGTGTATGCATGGCATCATGGAGGATGGAGCATGACCTGTCTGGTCGGGCTTTTACTGGTCACAGGTTCAGCACTGTTTGCACTGTTGGATACCTTACATCAATCCAAACAACAGACTGCTTAA
- a CDS encoding DMT family transporter, protein MKFSLSSTQLGSLFALSAAFLFSTKAIFIKQTYAMSPLVDGTVLMALRMGSALPFFLLICWINRHRNRQIAARDWLLLILAGLIGYYFSSWLDFTGLMYISASLERIILFLYPTLTVIATSFILKQKLSLKSILAIALSYGGTVIVMLQEQSTVPHEGNFWLGVSLVFASAVCFASYLLLTPRLIQKFGSWNYTGLALSIACIGTLTHFMIVTPQPVALLSQLPPTVLWYGLALGLLVTVLPTVLIAQSISRLGAAQSAMIGSIGPVLTILLAVAFLGEHLNSLQWFGCILNIIGVLMITLSKKRLS, encoded by the coding sequence ATGAAGTTTTCTTTGAGCAGTACTCAGCTGGGTTCCCTGTTTGCACTCAGTGCAGCATTCCTGTTCAGTACCAAAGCAATATTTATCAAACAGACTTATGCCATGTCGCCTTTAGTGGACGGCACTGTACTCATGGCTTTAAGAATGGGCAGTGCCCTGCCTTTTTTCCTGCTGATCTGCTGGATCAACCGTCACAGAAACAGGCAGATTGCTGCCAGAGACTGGTTGCTGCTGATTCTGGCAGGTCTGATCGGTTATTATTTTTCAAGCTGGCTGGATTTTACAGGCCTGATGTATATCAGTGCCTCACTGGAGCGGATTATCCTGTTTCTTTATCCGACCCTGACAGTAATCGCCACCAGTTTTATTCTGAAACAGAAACTGAGTCTGAAAAGTATACTGGCCATAGCACTCAGTTATGGCGGGACAGTCATTGTGATGCTTCAGGAACAAAGTACGGTGCCACATGAAGGAAACTTCTGGTTAGGTGTCAGCCTGGTGTTTGCCAGTGCCGTGTGTTTTGCATCTTATCTGTTGCTGACACCACGACTGATTCAGAAATTTGGCTCATGGAACTATACGGGACTTGCACTCAGTATCGCCTGTATTGGCACACTGACTCATTTTATGATCGTAACACCACAGCCTGTCGCACTGCTGTCCCAGCTCCCCCCAACAGTTCTGTGGTATGGACTGGCGCTGGGTCTGCTGGTGACTGTACTTCCTACAGTCCTGATTGCCCAGAGTATTTCCCGTCTTGGCGCTGCACAGTCCGCCATGATCGGTTCAATTGGCCCTGTGCTGACCATTCTGCTTGCCGTTGCCTTTCTGGGTGAGCATCTGAATTCATTACAGTGGTTTGGATGTATTCTGAATATTATTGGAGTACTGATGATCACCCTGTCCAAAAAAAGACTGTCCTGA
- a CDS encoding DEAD/DEAH box helicase, translating into MGQLEEFKIGKSLITKLSFDDHEHSADSVFKSWLNSNFLFIEENQTVGIKGLRPPQLGGIFAALGYERSDEKNAATIVMPTGTGKTETILSIVVAGKFKKTLVIVPSDALREQTKTKFVQLGLLRDLGLVTKDILNPVVSTIKHGVTDKEELSKILNTNVLIASAASLSKFSKEFFDKLTSECTHLIVDEAHHVTASTWARIKSQFRDKSVFQFTATPFRSDGSRVEGKIIFNYPLKRAQEEGYFKPIIFHPVREFVEEKSDEAIAKQAILLLREDLENGLDHIVMARASSMKRAKDIFNIYSKEKDLNPVLIDSKTKKKAEVLKAIRKREHKIIVCVNMLGEGFDLPQLKISAIHDPHKSINVMLQFTGRFTRTTKNVGDAKFIANIANPNVNESLEELYKEDSDWNTVISSISSRKIKNEKEYQAFREEFSEPSKLLDLGLTPSISTTIYKMKSAKWKPEKFSEFGNKQFQIVDSVINDEQDTLVFSVKSYLPVGWTSSKELFDESWDLYIAFYDKDTDLLFIHSSSKDGLVKRLMQIIAEDAVQVKGEYIFRALAHLKRLKLQNVGLNKKKKGLRYSMHTGTEINDQIPDIEANRATKSNIFGKGYENGQLVSIGCSYKGKIWAMDSDSLDQWVAWCKGVGTKILDDTINTNDVMKTAMQTEGLEEFPNIQVLAVEWPIEILRKNESKIIVKTTKWEESLINCELIFSDEQNLDLKELEFCLRTQYGLSKISMRIKSRGEVVFHSEDSLEIKIGEQLYSIAEFFEENSPTLFLRDTSIIDGGFRYYPNDNYAYKYDINNAEDWDWQGVDISVESQTESKLKHSIQYSTINKAMNDYDFIFDDDGAGEIADIVAIKNIDDNKLIIDLFHCKYCSKKDGVAKPGARIDDVYQVVGQAEKSVKWFADKERLILRLMERERDRLSQGKASRIDKGKFEDLINLAKIARYADFQLGIAIVQPAISKKKISDDQLTVIGATAAYINEISGVKLRVIINK; encoded by the coding sequence ATGGGGCAATTAGAAGAGTTTAAAATAGGGAAGAGTTTGATAACTAAGCTGTCATTTGATGATCATGAACATTCGGCAGACTCGGTTTTTAAATCATGGTTGAACTCTAATTTTCTTTTTATTGAAGAAAATCAAACAGTCGGAATTAAAGGACTTAGACCACCACAATTAGGTGGAATTTTTGCTGCACTTGGCTATGAAAGATCTGATGAAAAAAATGCAGCAACAATTGTTATGCCAACAGGTACAGGGAAAACTGAAACAATTCTATCGATTGTTGTAGCAGGAAAGTTTAAAAAAACTCTTGTTATTGTTCCATCTGATGCATTACGAGAGCAGACCAAAACGAAGTTCGTTCAACTTGGTTTATTAAGAGATTTAGGTTTAGTTACAAAGGATATTCTTAATCCTGTAGTTTCGACCATTAAGCATGGGGTTACTGATAAGGAAGAACTATCTAAAATCTTAAATACTAATGTTTTAATAGCATCTGCGGCGTCACTATCAAAATTTTCAAAGGAATTTTTTGATAAGCTTACTAGTGAATGTACACATTTAATAGTTGACGAAGCTCATCATGTAACTGCTTCTACTTGGGCAAGGATTAAATCACAATTTAGAGATAAATCTGTATTTCAATTTACAGCCACTCCATTCCGAAGTGATGGTTCAAGGGTAGAAGGAAAAATAATATTCAATTACCCTTTAAAACGGGCACAAGAGGAAGGATATTTCAAACCTATCATATTTCATCCTGTACGAGAATTTGTTGAAGAAAAGTCTGATGAGGCGATAGCTAAGCAAGCTATATTGTTATTAAGAGAAGATTTAGAAAATGGGTTAGATCACATAGTTATGGCTAGAGCTTCATCTATGAAGCGAGCCAAAGATATCTTCAATATATATTCGAAAGAAAAAGATCTTAATCCTGTATTAATAGATAGTAAAACTAAGAAAAAAGCAGAAGTTCTTAAAGCAATTAGAAAGAGAGAACATAAGATCATCGTATGTGTGAATATGCTTGGAGAGGGATTCGATCTTCCTCAGCTGAAAATTTCAGCCATTCATGATCCTCATAAAAGTATCAATGTAATGCTTCAATTTACGGGTAGGTTTACAAGAACAACTAAGAATGTTGGTGATGCCAAGTTTATTGCAAATATTGCCAACCCTAATGTCAATGAAAGTTTGGAAGAACTTTATAAAGAAGATTCAGACTGGAATACAGTAATTAGTAGTATTAGCTCTAGAAAGATTAAAAATGAAAAAGAATATCAAGCATTTCGAGAGGAGTTTTCTGAACCTAGTAAATTATTAGATTTGGGATTAACTCCGAGTATAAGTACTACTATTTATAAAATGAAGTCTGCTAAATGGAAGCCAGAGAAGTTTAGTGAGTTTGGGAATAAACAGTTTCAGATCGTAGATTCAGTAATTAATGACGAGCAGGATACATTAGTTTTTTCTGTTAAATCTTATCTACCTGTAGGTTGGACAAGTTCCAAAGAGCTTTTCGATGAGTCATGGGACTTATATATTGCTTTTTATGATAAGGATACAGATTTACTTTTTATCCATTCCTCTTCGAAAGATGGATTGGTTAAAAGATTAATGCAAATAATCGCGGAAGATGCTGTACAGGTCAAAGGTGAATATATATTTAGAGCGTTAGCTCATTTAAAAAGATTAAAGCTTCAAAACGTTGGTCTTAATAAAAAAAAGAAGGGGCTACGTTATTCCATGCATACAGGAACAGAAATTAATGATCAAATACCTGACATAGAGGCAAATAGAGCAACTAAATCGAATATTTTTGGTAAAGGGTATGAAAATGGTCAGCTTGTAAGTATTGGCTGTTCATATAAAGGTAAAATTTGGGCAATGGATAGTGATTCTTTAGACCAGTGGGTAGCATGGTGCAAAGGAGTGGGTACTAAAATACTAGACGATACTATTAATACAAATGATGTTATGAAAACAGCCATGCAAACTGAAGGGTTGGAAGAGTTTCCAAATATTCAGGTACTTGCTGTTGAATGGCCAATAGAAATTCTTAGAAAAAATGAATCGAAAATAATTGTTAAAACGACTAAATGGGAAGAATCATTAATAAATTGTGAGCTAATTTTTAGTGATGAGCAGAATTTAGATCTGAAAGAGCTTGAGTTCTGTTTAAGAACACAATATGGACTTAGTAAAATTTCCATGAGGATTAAAAGTCGTGGAGAAGTAGTCTTCCATTCAGAAGATAGTCTGGAGATCAAAATAGGCGAACAATTATATTCAATTGCTGAGTTCTTTGAGGAAAATTCTCCGACGCTCTTTTTGAGAGATACTTCAATAATCGATGGTGGTTTTAGATATTACCCTAATGATAATTATGCTTACAAATATGACATTAATAATGCAGAAGACTGGGACTGGCAGGGTGTTGATATATCCGTTGAATCACAAACAGAAAGTAAGCTAAAGCATTCAATTCAATATTCTACGATTAACAAAGCTATGAATGACTATGATTTTATTTTTGATGATGATGGCGCAGGTGAAATTGCTGATATCGTCGCAATAAAGAATATTGATGATAATAAGCTAATCATAGACTTATTCCATTGTAAATATTGTTCTAAAAAAGATGGAGTAGCTAAACCAGGTGCGAGAATTGATGATGTATATCAAGTTGTAGGGCAAGCAGAAAAAAGTGTTAAGTGGTTTGCAGATAAAGAAAGATTAATTTTGCGTTTAATGGAAAGAGAGCGAGATCGTTTGAGCCAAGGTAAAGCTTCTAGAATCGATAAAGGTAAGTTCGAGGACTTAATCAACTTAGCAAAAATTGCAAGGTATGCTGACTTTCAGCTAGGTATTGCTATTGTGCAACCTGCAATTTCCAAAAAGAAAATTTCTGATGATCAATTGACTGTGATTGGTGCTACCGCTGCATATATAAATGAAATTAGTGGTGTAAAACTGCGAGTAATAATTAATAAATAA
- a CDS encoding NAD(P)(+) transhydrogenase (Re/Si-specific) subunit beta → MEFIKEYADWFYLVGAVLFILTLRGLSGPKTAIQGNRYGMIAMAIAVITTFFVADHPVVWMIGGAMVLGAVVGIARARTVPMTQMPETVALMHSLVGLAAVLIAIAAILHNNQLTALFAQNEAALTAAGVQHAHMSKVHLFELFVGCFVGAITFTASVFAYGKLAAKKWAKTISGAWVKPVQAIIFIAMLACGICFFTTGNMQAFWAMTALALAFGWVWIAPVGGGDMPVVVSLLNSFSGWAAAGIGFTLENNMLIVAGSLVGSSGAILSYIMCKAMNRSIINVLFGGAMGGAAVAASDNGEKAQRNHRSGSADDAGFLMSNADSVVIVPGYGMAQGRAQNAVKELCEILKEQGVKVRFAIHPVAGRMPGHMNVLLAEADVAYEDILEMDEINSDFPATDVVLVIGANDVVNPAAKDDPSSPIYGMPILEAHKARTIMVIKRSMATGYAGLDNDLFYNEKTMMIFGDAKKVVEDMTKAINGGGH, encoded by the coding sequence ATGGAATTCATTAAAGAATATGCGGATTGGTTCTACCTGGTAGGTGCAGTCCTTTTTATCCTGACTTTACGTGGTCTTTCGGGTCCTAAAACAGCAATTCAGGGTAACCGTTACGGTATGATCGCCATGGCGATTGCTGTCATCACAACATTCTTTGTTGCTGACCATCCGGTGGTCTGGATGATCGGTGGTGCGATGGTACTGGGTGCGGTTGTGGGTATTGCCCGTGCGCGTACAGTTCCAATGACACAGATGCCTGAAACAGTTGCACTGATGCACTCATTGGTTGGTCTGGCAGCGGTACTGATTGCAATTGCTGCGATTCTGCACAATAACCAGCTGACTGCACTGTTCGCACAGAATGAAGCAGCTTTAACCGCAGCAGGTGTTCAGCATGCGCACATGAGCAAAGTTCATCTGTTTGAACTGTTCGTGGGCTGTTTTGTGGGTGCGATCACGTTCACAGCTTCTGTATTTGCGTACGGTAAACTGGCTGCGAAAAAATGGGCGAAAACGATTTCAGGTGCATGGGTTAAACCTGTACAGGCAATCATCTTCATTGCCATGCTGGCATGTGGTATCTGCTTCTTTACGACAGGTAATATGCAGGCATTCTGGGCAATGACAGCACTTGCACTTGCATTTGGCTGGGTATGGATTGCACCGGTTGGTGGTGGTGATATGCCTGTTGTGGTATCGCTTCTGAACTCATTCTCTGGCTGGGCTGCTGCAGGTATTGGTTTCACACTTGAAAACAACATGCTGATTGTTGCAGGTTCGCTGGTAGGTTCATCGGGTGCGATTCTGTCTTACATTATGTGTAAAGCAATGAACCGTTCGATCATCAACGTACTGTTTGGTGGTGCGATGGGTGGTGCAGCAGTTGCAGCATCTGATAATGGTGAAAAAGCTCAGCGTAACCACCGTTCAGGTTCAGCAGATGATGCAGGCTTCCTGATGTCAAATGCAGACAGCGTTGTGATCGTACCTGGTTATGGTATGGCACAGGGTCGTGCACAGAATGCAGTAAAAGAGCTGTGTGAAATCTTAAAAGAGCAGGGTGTAAAAGTCCGCTTTGCGATCCACCCGGTTGCTGGTCGTATGCCTGGTCATATGAACGTACTTCTTGCTGAAGCAGATGTTGCTTATGAAGACATTCTGGAAATGGATGAGATCAACTCAGATTTCCCTGCAACAGATGTTGTGCTTGTTATTGGTGCAAATGACGTTGTGAACCCAGCGGCAAAAGATGACCCAAGTTCACCAATCTATGGCATGCCAATCCTTGAAGCACATAAAGCACGTACCATTATGGTGATCAAACGCTCTATGGCAACAGGTTATGCAGGTCTGGACAATGATCTGTTCTATAACGAAAAAACAATGATGATCTTTGGTGATGCGAAGAAAGTTGTGGAAGACATGACGAAGGCCATTAATGGCGGCGGTCACTGA
- a CDS encoding IS30-like element ISAba125 family transposase has product MEYIKLSYHHLNFEDRTALMLESRKEGFSARKFAELIKRHPSTIYRELKRNSINDVYQAQYASDNTFARRRRGHRKLKIDSILWKFIVEAIRCLWSPQQIAKRLKTFPDLDQTMNVSHTTIYSTIRALPKGELKKDLLSCLRHENKKRKANGEPKKDSILQDIKTIHERPAEVQERKIPGHWEADLIKGKDNKSSIATLIERNTRLCILATLPDAKAESVRKALTEALKYLPAELRKTLTYDRGREMAEHKILEEDLGIDVYFCDPHSPWQKGTCENMNGLIRQYLPKGIDLNQADQHYLNQVAMSLNTRPRKALDWLTPLEKFAQLVDYHKTFQTVAPHV; this is encoded by the coding sequence ATGGAGTATATAAAATTGTCATACCATCATCTTAACTTTGAAGATCGTACTGCATTAATGCTTGAGTCAAGAAAAGAAGGCTTTTCAGCCAGAAAATTTGCTGAACTCATTAAAAGACATCCTAGTACGATCTATCGTGAGCTTAAAAGAAATAGCATCAATGACGTTTATCAAGCTCAATATGCTTCTGATAACACCTTCGCTAGACGTAGACGTGGTCACAGAAAACTCAAAATCGATTCAATCCTCTGGAAATTTATTGTTGAAGCGATCCGTTGTTTATGGTCTCCTCAGCAAATAGCAAAACGTTTAAAGACATTTCCTGATTTGGATCAAACAATGAATGTAAGCCATACAACGATTTATTCAACGATACGAGCATTACCAAAGGGTGAGTTGAAAAAAGACTTATTATCCTGTCTGCGTCATGAAAATAAAAAGCGAAAAGCTAACGGTGAACCTAAAAAAGATTCTATATTACAGGATATTAAAACTATTCATGAGCGCCCAGCCGAAGTTCAAGAAAGAAAAATACCGGGTCATTGGGAAGCTGATTTAATTAAAGGTAAAGACAATAAAAGTTCGATAGCAACACTTATTGAACGAAATACACGGCTCTGTATCTTGGCAACATTACCTGATGCAAAGGCAGAATCAGTGCGCAAGGCTTTAACTGAAGCTCTGAAATATTTACCTGCAGAACTGCGTAAAACGTTGACCTATGACCGTGGACGCGAGATGGCAGAACATAAAATACTTGAAGAAGATTTAGGCATAGATGTATATTTCTGTGACCCACATTCACCCTGGCAAAAAGGCACATGCGAAAATATGAATGGTTTAATTAGGCAATATTTACCTAAAGGGATTGATTTAAATCAGGCAGATCAGCATTATTTAAATCAAGTTGCCATGTCACTGAATACTCGTCCTAGAAAAGCGTTAGATTGGCTTACACCATTAGAGAAATTTGCTCAGCTTGTTGATTATCATAAGACTTTTCAAACTGTCGCACCTCATGTTTGA
- a CDS encoding proton-translocating transhydrogenase family protein translates to MVETITIFVLAIFVGYYVVWGVTPALHTPLMAVTNALSSIIIVGAMIQTVGIPGIVDANVQFQQINVVSVLGAVAVFLASINIFGGFAVTARMLEMFKPKQKKKEG, encoded by the coding sequence ATGGTTGAAACTATTACGATTTTCGTCCTGGCCATTTTCGTGGGTTACTACGTGGTCTGGGGTGTAACACCAGCTTTACATACACCGTTAATGGCGGTAACCAATGCACTGTCATCCATTATTATTGTGGGTGCGATGATTCAGACTGTCGGTATTCCAGGTATTGTGGATGCAAATGTACAGTTCCAGCAGATCAATGTTGTCAGTGTACTGGGTGCAGTTGCTGTATTCCTTGCAAGTATCAATATTTTTGGTGGTTTCGCGGTGACTGCGCGTATGCTTGAAATGTTCAAGCCAAAGCAAAAGAAAAAAGAGGGCTGA